From one Lotus japonicus ecotype B-129 chromosome 3, LjGifu_v1.2 genomic stretch:
- the LOC130748493 gene encoding signaling peptide TAXIMIN 2-like, whose amino-acid sequence MEDEFCECRPLAFLLGLPFALVSLVFSLVGVVIWLIGTILSCLCPCCICCGELANVAMSLVKLPLRILRWFIRKIPC is encoded by the exons atGGAAGATGAATTTTGTGAATGCAGGCCTTTAGCTTTCTTGCTCGGATTACCCTTCGCTCTGGTGTCATTGGTTTTTTCTCTTGTTGGTGTAGTTATCTGGCTTATTGG GACAATATTGAGTTGCTTGTGTCCATGTTGCATATGCTGCGGAGAATTGGCGAATGTAGCTATGAGTCTTGTGAAGCTGCCATTAAGAATTCTTAGATGGTTCATTCGGAAGATTCCTTGTTAG